The following are from one region of the Capsicum annuum cultivar UCD-10X-F1 chromosome 1, UCD10Xv1.1, whole genome shotgun sequence genome:
- the LOC124898563 gene encoding protein FAR-RED IMPAIRED RESPONSE 1-like — translation MSFRCVQTAFTFYKEHSRLTGFGVVKKSAKKLVGQLKNVTFGCDKCQKTTTSNQSKRVDCKAKVNCQVMNDGLCIVTKVILENNHELEPAVFFSSQRELSRTVKRSLVVHDIVGLRPSKSIRLLEVEAQGSERMRCTLKNCCNYILQQRRLRILFSDTAVLHQFFVDMQSKDKFFFIQ, via the coding sequence ATGTCTTTTCGTTGTGTACAAACCGCCTTCACATTTTATAAAGAACACAGTCGTTTGACTGGTTTTGGAGTTGTTAAGAAAAGTGCAAAAAAACTGGTTGGTCAattaaagaatgtgacatttggGTGTGATAAGTGCCAAAAAACAACGACTAGCAATCAAAGCAAGAGGGTTGATTGCAAAGCTAAGGTGAACTGTCAAGTGATGAATGATGGTTTATGCATAGTGACAAAGGTTATCTTAGAGAACAATCATGAGTTGGAAcctgcagtatttttttcctcTCAGAGGGAATTGAGCAGGACTGTGAAGAGGAGTCTAGTAGTGCACGACATTGTAGGTCTAAGGCCTTCAAAGAGCATAAGACTCTTGGAGGTGGAAGCACAAGGCTCCGAAAGAATGAGGTGCACTCTCAAGAACTGTTGTAACTACATTCTTCAGCAACGGAGGCTCCGAATACTTTTCAGCGATACTGCCGTGTTGCACCAATTTTTTGTGGATATGCAGTCCAAGGacaaattttttttcattcaatAG